Below is a window of Isachenkonia alkalipeptolytica DNA.
ATGCGAACGCTGATGCAGACTGCGTGCTGCCGGTAGATGTATTAAGAGACCTTGAGACTGAAGGAAAAATCAAAGAACTTCACAACTATTTCTATACTACAACCGGAAACGGAACTTCTGTTGGAAGCTCTAAAGCTTTTGCGGAAGAATTTTCCCAAGAGTTGATCAAAGACGGTGTGGATGCGGTTATATTAACCTCCACCTGAGGTACTTGTACGCGTTGCGGTGCAACGATGGTAAAAGAAATTGAACGGGCCGGCATTCCGGTAGTTCACATTTGTACAGTAGTACCGATTTCCTTAACGGTAGGAGCGAACCGAATTGTTCCGGCAATTGCGATCCCCCACCCATTAGGAAATCCGGCTTTAGACCCTGAAGAAGCAAAAGCTTTACGCCGAAAGATTGTTGAACGTTCTTTAGAAGCTTTGACAACGGAAGTTAGCGGACAAACCGTATTTGACTAAGGCGATTAAAACATGAAGTACCATGAATATCAATTACCAGCTATTCCACCGGAGTAGCTGGTAATTTAAAAACTGCTAAAATTTATGGAGGTGACAGTTATGAATTATTCAGTATTAAAAGGAGCGGGTTATGTATTAGTTCACACCCCGGACATGATTGCCCATAGCGGAACCACGCAAACGGGAGAAAGAAGAACCAACCCGGAATCCGAGTATTTAAAAAAATTACCCCAGCATTTACGAAGCTTTGAAGAAGTGGTGTCTTATCCGCCGAATCAAACTTATATCGGAACAATAAAACCGGAAGCTCTAAATGATTATGAAATGCCTTGGTACGATAAAAAAGTGGAAGGGGCAGAGCGTTTCGGTCAATTCGGAGAAATCATGCCCCAGGACGAATTTATCGGTCTAATGAAAATATCCGATGTGTTTGACTTGGTAATGATTGAAAGCAGTTTTAGCAAAGAAATTAAAAAGAAATTGGAAGCTCATCCCTTAGTTAAGGAAGAACATATAGCAAAATTAAAAGATGGGGAAGCTATGGAGGATATTCAAAAATCCATTGATCATTTTGCCGCGGAAGCAATTTATCATAATGATCAAGTGGTGGGTTGCGTTAAAAGAGCTCATGAAACCGATCCGAACCTGAATGCCCATGTAATGTTTGAAAATTTAGCGGTAAAAGCCTCTGGAGTATTAGCGGCTGAGAATTTAATTGCTAAAAATGAAATCAATGTAGAAGATATTGATTATGTTATCGAATGCTCAGAAGAAGCCTGCGGAGATATCAATCAACGGGGTGGTGGCAACTTTGCCAAATCTATCGCTGAAATGATCGGTGCAGTGAATGCTACCGGATCGGATCTTAGAGCTTTTTGTGCAGCACCAACCCATGCCTTAATTGAGGCAGCTGCTCTTGTGCAAGCTGGCGTTTATGAAAATGTTTTAGTAGCTGCTGGTGGAGCTGTTGCAAAGCTAGGTATGAACGGTAAGGATCACTTAAAAAAGGATATGCCGATTCTGGAAGATGTAATCGGTGGGTTTGCCGTGCTTGTAACAAAAAATGATGGAGTTCATCCAGTGATCCGTACGGATTTAGTAGGTCGTCATACGGTTGGAACCGGTTCTTCACCACAAGCCGTAATTACTGCATTGATCACGGCACCTTTAGACAAAGGTGGACTGAAAATTACCGATGTGGATAAATATTCTGTTGAAATGCAAAATCCTGACATAACAAAGCCCGCAGGTGCAGGAGATGTCCCAGCTTCCAATTACAAAATGATTGCAGCCCTTGGGGTAAAGAGAAAAGAGATGGAACGTAAAGATGTGGCAACCTTCGGAAGCAAACATGGAATGCCCGGTTGGGCTCCAACCCAGGGGCACATCCCTTCAGGAGTTCCTTATATAGGACCGGCTTTAGAATCTTTTAAGAATGATGAAATCAAGCGGGCGATGATTGTAGGAAAAGGGAGTCTTTTCCTGGCAAGAATGACGAATCAGTTTGATGGAGTATCTGTAATCCTAGAGAAAAACTCCGGGAAAGTAGAAGAAAGCGGGGCAGCAGTTTCAGAAACAGAGATCCGATCAATGATCGCTGAAACCATGAAGGATTTTGCTAAGAATTTAATGAGTGAATAAATAGGATTTCGACTATGAAAGGCGGTGAATGGAGTGACAGAAGAACACAAACAGATCAAAAGGCAAATTGGTAAAGTGTTTAATGACATTGCGAAGGGTATTGAGACCGGAGACTTTGGTGAAAAAGTAACCGTTGGTTTAACTACTTTAGGCAGCGAACATGGGGTTGAAAACCTGGTTAAAGGTGCGGAACAGGCAGCGAAATCCGGAAAATTTGATGTGGTATTGATCGGTCCCAAAGTGAACACGGATTTAGAGGTGGTTGAAGCGACAGAGGAAGCTACCATGCATAACATCATGGAAGAGTTGTTAGCCTCGAAAAAAATTCAGGCTTGTGTAACGATGCATTATAATTTTCCCATCGGGGTTTCCACCGTTGGAAAAGTAATTACTCCTGGAAAAGGGAAGGAAATGTATTTAGCTACAACTACAGGAACTTCGGCCCCGGATCGTACGGAAGCTATGGTAAGAAACGCAATTCACGGTATGATCGCAGCAAAGGCTTCCGGTGTTCAAAAACCGAAAGTCGGGATATTGAACGTGGATGGTGCCCGGCAGGTGGAAAAAGCCCTCAACAAGTTAGTGGAAAACGGATATGACATGGAGTTTTCTGAATCCATGCGAGCCGACGGCGGTGTGGTTATGCGAGGGAATGATCTGTTGGCAGGGAGCCCGGATGTGATGGTACAGGATACACTAACGGGAAATATTTTCATGAAAATATTTTCTTCCTTTCATACCGGTGGAGATTATGAGGCCCTGGGCTATGGTTATGGACCGGGAATCGGAGAGGGTTATGATAAAAATATTTTAATCCTTTCAAGAGCATCAGGAACGCCGGTGGTAGCGAAAGCTCTGGAATATGCAGCGGATCTTGTTAACGGTCGGCTAGAGGAAAGAGTAAAAGAAGAGTATGACAAAGCCAATAAAGCCGGGTTAAAAGAAATCTTGAACTCCTTGACAAAGGCCACTAAAAAATCCGATGATGAAGAAGAGGTAAAGCAACCCCCTAAAGAAGTGGTTACCGGTTCTTTATCAGGAATTGACATCATGGAGTTGGAAGATGCGGTACAGGAGCTATGGAAGAATAACATATACGCAGAAAGCGGGATGGGTTGTACCGGTCCGGTGGTAATGGTTAGTGAAAAGAATCTTAAAAAAGCTATTGAAATATTACGTGCAGCGGATTATGCCGTTGGAGAGCCGGAAGACTGCTAAATCCCGATGCAGCAAAGTGTCATTTTACGCAGTAATTAACAATTGTACTTTAATAAAAACCCTACCTTTATGACTACAAGATCCAGAGTTAGTCAAGGGGTGGGGTTTGTTTTTAAATTTATGGGCTTAAGACGAAATGAACGTTGCTTTTTACATTTTACTATATTATAATGAGACTAAGGTCCATGCAACGCAGGACTGAATTTTGGACTCTTTAACTCAGTGTTAAAAGTTTAAAATATTAAAATTAGGGGAGGTAGAAAAATGAAGAAAAATTTATGGGTTTTAGTATTAGTAGCACTGTTAGCCATGACACTTGCGTTAACCGGTTGCGGTAATGGTGAGGACAATGGAGAAGATGTGGATCCCGACGACAACGGTGAAGCGGTTGATCCTGATGATGACAATGATGAAGACGAGTACGTGGAAGATTTCTTTGTAGGGCTGGTAACAGACACCGGTGGAATTGATGATCAATCCTTTAACCAGGGAACCTGGGAAGGGATCCAGGATTTTGCCGATGAGTATGGTGCGGAGACCAACTATCTTCAATCCGAAGCCGATGCGGATTACATTCCAAACTTATCCAGTTTTGCCGATGACCAAGTGGACTTAATCGTAGCTCCAGGTTTTTTATTTGAAGATGCTATCGGTCAAGTAGCGGACAACTTCCCGAATCAAAACTTTTTATTGATTGATGCAGTCGTTGAAAGAGATAATATTGTAAATGCAATTTTTGCAGAAGAGCAAGGTTCCTTCCTTGTTGGTGTTGCAGCCGCTCTAACCGCTCAAGAAGCAGGAGAAGACACCGTAGGTTATATCGGTGGCGTGGACTTTGAACTGATTCAAAAGTTTGAGGCCGGTTTCGAAGCAGGGGTTTGGGCTGTAGATCCTGATATGAACGTTTTAGTGGAATATGTAGGAGACTTTTCCGATCCTTCCACCGGAGGATCTATTGCATCCATCATGTTTGATGATGGTGCTTACGTAATTTACCATGCCGCCGGAGGATCCGGTAACGGTATGATCAATGAAGCCATGGAACGAAGAGGCGACGGAGACGACGTATGGGCCATCGGAGTTGACCGAGACCAATATGAAGACGGAATTTATGACGGCGAGAACTCTGCGATTCTTACTTCCATGATGAAAAGAGTAGACGTTGCGGCTTATGAAGTTGCGGTTATGACCTACGAAGGAAATTTCCCGGGAGGAGATATTATTGAGTTTGATTTAGAGAATGAGGGAGTTTCCTTACCGGAAGAAAATCCTAACTTAAGTGATGACATTATAGCTGAAGTGCAAAACTATATTGATCAAATTGTATCCGGTGAAATTGAAGTGCCATCGTTACCTTCAAGATTACAAGAGTAGACAAAGGTTATAAAGAGATTAGAGATTAAAGTTAATAGAGGAGTAATGAACTAAATATTTCGCTATAAAAACCAAGATTTTATAGTCTTGGTTTTTTTAGCGAATCTTTTCTTCATGGGATGAAAAGTATAACGTATTCTGAAGGGGTGTTATTCATTTTTTCAGAGAAGAAGTTGTAAGCATTTTACCTTTTGTAGTATAATCAAAATATAGTAACACATCACAAAATAATAGAAGCATTAGTAATTTCAATCGTAGTTAAGGACTGGACAGAATATACGAAGATAGTAGGCAGTGGGTATAGAATTGTAGTGGCGCTCTAGCTCTAACAACAATTCGTTTTTACGGAATGGATAAAATTGATTACAATATCCTCTAAGTTGCAACGAAAAATTAAAAGGCAGGTAATGCAGCAGGGGGATATGAAATATTACTATAATATTATATAGATAGGAGAAATATTATGGCGTACGCAATTGAAATGTTAGGAATCACCAAAGAATTCCCAGGTATTAAAGCAAATGATCAGGTAGATTTTAAAGTAAAAGAAGGAGAAATCCATGCTTTACTTGGAGAAAACGGTGCGGGAAAGTCCACACTGATGAGTGTGCTTTTTGGACTTTATCAACCGGAAAAGGGGGAAATCAAAGTCCGGGGTGAAAAGGTGGAAATTACCGGTCCTAAAGTTGCAGATAAGTTGGGGATTGGAATGGTCCATCAACACTTTAAATTAGTGGAGGCTTTCTCTGTCACAGAAAATATTATTTTAGGCGAGGAGCCACGAAAATCTTTTCGAAGGATTGATTTGAAAAGAGCGCGGGAGAAGGTTCAAGAGATCAGCGATTTATATGGACTCAGGGTGGAGCCGGATGCAAAGATTATTGATATTTCTGTAGGGATGCAACAAAGAGCAGAAATTTTAAAGACCCTTTACCGTAAAGCGGATATACTGATATTGGACGAACCCACTGCCGTATTGACCCCCCAGGAGATCAGAGAACTTATGAAAATCATGAAGGATCTGGTAAAAGAAGGGAAAACCATTGTGCTGATTACCCACAAGCTTAAAGAAATAAAAGATGTTGCTGATCGATGCACGGTTCTTAGAAAAGGAAAATATATTGGGACCGTAGATGTAGCTGAAACCTCCGAAGAGGAAATGGCGGAAATGATGGTCGGCCGGGAGGTAAGCTTTGAAGTGGAAAAAGAACCGGCTAAGCCAAAGGATGTTGTCCTGGAACTCAAAGATTTATGGGTTAAAAATAGTCGGAAGTTGGACGCTGTTAAAGGACTGAACCTAAAGGTTCGAGCAGGAGAGATAACCTCTGTGGCAGGAATCGACGGGAACGGTCAATCGGAACTAATGGAAGCGATTACGGGTCTTCGAAAGGTGGAAAAGGGCTCGGTTTTACTTAATGGTGAAGCCATTGAAAACTTGAGCACTCGGGAAAAAACCCTTAAAGGAATCGGACATATTCCTGAAGATCGCCAAAAAAGAGGGTTGGTTCTCGACTTTACCTTGGAAGAAAATATGATTTTGCAGAACTATTTTCAATCTCCTTTTTCTGAAAATGGGATTTTACAGTTCTCTAAAATCCGGGAGTTTTCCGATCAGCTTATTGAAGAATTTGATGTTCGAAGCGGTCAGGGCAGTTCGTCCAATGCCAGAGGAATGTCCGGGGGAAATCAGCAAAAGGCTATTGTAGCCAGAGAACTGTACCGCTCCCCGGAACTTTTAATTGCAGCGCAACCTACTAGGGGATTGGATGTTGGAGCCATCGAGTATATACATGAACGATTAATTGAGGAGCGGGATAAAGGGAGAGCGATT
It encodes the following:
- the grdC gene encoding glycine/sarcosine/betaine reductase complex component C subunit beta: MNYSVLKGAGYVLVHTPDMIAHSGTTQTGERRTNPESEYLKKLPQHLRSFEEVVSYPPNQTYIGTIKPEALNDYEMPWYDKKVEGAERFGQFGEIMPQDEFIGLMKISDVFDLVMIESSFSKEIKKKLEAHPLVKEEHIAKLKDGEAMEDIQKSIDHFAAEAIYHNDQVVGCVKRAHETDPNLNAHVMFENLAVKASGVLAAENLIAKNEINVEDIDYVIECSEEACGDINQRGGGNFAKSIAEMIGAVNATGSDLRAFCAAPTHALIEAAALVQAGVYENVLVAAGGAVAKLGMNGKDHLKKDMPILEDVIGGFAVLVTKNDGVHPVIRTDLVGRHTVGTGSSPQAVITALITAPLDKGGLKITDVDKYSVEMQNPDITKPAGAGDVPASNYKMIAALGVKRKEMERKDVATFGSKHGMPGWAPTQGHIPSGVPYIGPALESFKNDEIKRAMIVGKGSLFLARMTNQFDGVSVILEKNSGKVEESGAAVSETEIRSMIAETMKDFAKNLMSE
- the grdD gene encoding glycine/sarcosine/betaine reductase complex component C subunit alpha; the protein is MTEEHKQIKRQIGKVFNDIAKGIETGDFGEKVTVGLTTLGSEHGVENLVKGAEQAAKSGKFDVVLIGPKVNTDLEVVEATEEATMHNIMEELLASKKIQACVTMHYNFPIGVSTVGKVITPGKGKEMYLATTTGTSAPDRTEAMVRNAIHGMIAAKASGVQKPKVGILNVDGARQVEKALNKLVENGYDMEFSESMRADGGVVMRGNDLLAGSPDVMVQDTLTGNIFMKIFSSFHTGGDYEALGYGYGPGIGEGYDKNILILSRASGTPVVAKALEYAADLVNGRLEERVKEEYDKANKAGLKEILNSLTKATKKSDDEEEVKQPPKEVVTGSLSGIDIMELEDAVQELWKNNIYAESGMGCTGPVVMVSEKNLKKAIEILRAADYAVGEPEDC
- a CDS encoding BMP family lipoprotein — its product is MKKNLWVLVLVALLAMTLALTGCGNGEDNGEDVDPDDNGEAVDPDDDNDEDEYVEDFFVGLVTDTGGIDDQSFNQGTWEGIQDFADEYGAETNYLQSEADADYIPNLSSFADDQVDLIVAPGFLFEDAIGQVADNFPNQNFLLIDAVVERDNIVNAIFAEEQGSFLVGVAAALTAQEAGEDTVGYIGGVDFELIQKFEAGFEAGVWAVDPDMNVLVEYVGDFSDPSTGGSIASIMFDDGAYVIYHAAGGSGNGMINEAMERRGDGDDVWAIGVDRDQYEDGIYDGENSAILTSMMKRVDVAAYEVAVMTYEGNFPGGDIIEFDLENEGVSLPEENPNLSDDIIAEVQNYIDQIVSGEIEVPSLPSRLQE
- a CDS encoding ABC transporter ATP-binding protein, translated to MAYAIEMLGITKEFPGIKANDQVDFKVKEGEIHALLGENGAGKSTLMSVLFGLYQPEKGEIKVRGEKVEITGPKVADKLGIGMVHQHFKLVEAFSVTENIILGEEPRKSFRRIDLKRAREKVQEISDLYGLRVEPDAKIIDISVGMQQRAEILKTLYRKADILILDEPTAVLTPQEIRELMKIMKDLVKEGKTIVLITHKLKEIKDVADRCTVLRKGKYIGTVDVAETSEEEMAEMMVGREVSFEVEKEPAKPKDVVLELKDLWVKNSRKLDAVKGLNLKVRAGEITSVAGIDGNGQSELMEAITGLRKVEKGSVLLNGEAIENLSTREKTLKGIGHIPEDRQKRGLVLDFTLEENMILQNYFQSPFSENGILQFSKIREFSDQLIEEFDVRSGQGSSSNARGMSGGNQQKAIVARELYRSPELLIAAQPTRGLDVGAIEYIHERLIEERDKGRAILLMSLELDEVLNLSDRIAVIYEGEIVDTVRANETNENELGLMMAGSKKKEVKEDE